The following are from one region of the Cynocephalus volans isolate mCynVol1 chromosome 17, mCynVol1.pri, whole genome shotgun sequence genome:
- the POLE3 gene encoding DNA polymerase epsilon subunit 3: protein MAERPEDLNLPNAVITRIIKEALPDGVNISKEARSAISRAASVFVLYATSCANNFAMKGKRKTLNASDVLSAMEEMEFQRFITPLKEALEAYRREQKGKKEASEQKKKDKDRKTDSEEQEKSRDEDNDEDEERLEEEEQNEEEEVDN, encoded by the exons ATGGCAGAGAGACCCGAGGACCTAAACCTGCCCAACGCCGTCATTACCAGGATCATCAAGGAGGCG CTTCCAGATGGTGTCAACATCTCCAAGGAGGCCCGAAGCGCCATCTCCCGCGCCGCCAGCGTCTTCGTGCTGTACGCCACGTCCTG TGCCAACAACTTCGCGATGAAAGGAAAGCGCAAGACACTGAATGCCAGTGACGTGCTCTCAGCCATGGAAGAGATGGAGTTCCAGCGGTTCATTACCCCGTTAAAAGAAGCTCTGGAAG CATATAGGCGGGAACAGAAAGGCAAGAAGGAAGCTTCAGAGCAAAAAAAGAAggacaaagacagaaaaacagattCGGAAGAGCAAGAGAAGAGCAGGGATGAGGATAATGACGAAGACGAGGAAAGGCTGgaagaggaagaacagaatgaagaGGAGGAAGTGGACAACTGA
- the ALAD gene encoding delta-aminolevulinic acid dehydratase isoform X1, with protein sequence MQPQSVLHSGYFHPLLRAWQTTATTLKASNLIYPIFVTDVPDDVQPIASLPGVARYGVNRLEEMLRPLVEEGLRCVLIFGVPSRVPKDERGSAADSEESPAIEAICLLRKTFPDLLVACDVCLCPYTSHGHCGLLSENGTFWAEESRQRLAEVALAYAKAGCQVVAPSDMMDGRVEAIKEALMAHGFGNRVSVMSYSAKFASCFYGPFRDAAQSSPAFGDRRCYQLPPGARGLALRAVDRDVREGADMLMVKPGMPYLDIVREVKNKHPELPLAVYHVSGEFAMLWHGAQAGAFNLKAAVLEAMTAFRRAGADIIITYYTPQLLQWLKEK encoded by the exons ATGCAGCCCCAGTCTGTTCTGCACAGCGGCTACTTCCACCCACTGCTTCGGGCCTGGCAGACAACCGCCACTACCCTCAAGGCCTCCAACCTCATCTACCCCATCTTTGTCAC GGATGTTCCTGATGACGTCCAGCCTATTGCCAGCCTCCCAGGAGTGGCCAG GTATGGTGTAAACCGGCTGGAAGAGATGCTGAGGCCCCTGGTGGAAGAGGGCCTGCGTTGTGTCCTGATCTTTGGCGTCCCCAGCAGAGTTCCCAAG GATGAGCGTGGCTCTGCTGCTGACTCTGAGGAGTCCCCGGCTATTGAGGCAATCTGTCTGTTGAGGAAGACCTTCCCTGACCTCCTGGTGGCCTGTGATGTCTGCCTGTGCCCCTACACCTCCCATGGTCACTGCG GGCTCCTGAGTGAAAATGGAACATTCTGGGCTGAGGAGAGCCGCCAGCGGCTGGCAGAGGTGGCACTGGCCTATGCCAAGGCAG GATGTCAAGTAGTAGCCCCATCGGACATGATGGATGGACGTGTGGAAGCCATCAAGGAGGCCCTGATGGCACACGGATTTGGCAACAGG GTGTCAGTGATGAGCTATAGCGCCAAATTTGCTTCTTGTTTCTATGGACCTTTCCG GGATGCAGCTCAGTCAAGCCCAGCCTTTGGAGACCGCCGCTGCTACCAGCTGCCCCCCGGAGCACGAGGCCTGGCCCTCCGAGCGGTG GACCGAGATGTACGGGAAGGAGCTGACATGCTCATGGTGAAGCCTGGAATGCCCTACCTGGACATTGTGCGGGAGGTCAAGAACAAG CACCCTGAGCTCCCTCTCGCTGTATACCACGTCTCTGGAGAGTTTGCCATGCTGTGGCACGGAGCCCAGGCCGGGGCATTTAATCTCAAGGCTGCTGTACTAGAGGCCATGACCGCCTTCCGCAGAGCAG GTGCTGACATCATTATCACCTACTACACGCCTCAGCTGCTGCAGTGGCTGAAGGAGAAGTGA
- the ALAD gene encoding delta-aminolevulinic acid dehydratase isoform X2 produces MLRPLVEEGLRCVLIFGVPSRVPKDERGSAADSEESPAIEAICLLRKTFPDLLVACDVCLCPYTSHGHCGLLSENGTFWAEESRQRLAEVALAYAKAGCQVVAPSDMMDGRVEAIKEALMAHGFGNRVSVMSYSAKFASCFYGPFRDAAQSSPAFGDRRCYQLPPGARGLALRAVDRDVREGADMLMVKPGMPYLDIVREVKNKHPELPLAVYHVSGEFAMLWHGAQAGAFNLKAAVLEAMTAFRRAGADIIITYYTPQLLQWLKEK; encoded by the exons ATGCTGAGGCCCCTGGTGGAAGAGGGCCTGCGTTGTGTCCTGATCTTTGGCGTCCCCAGCAGAGTTCCCAAG GATGAGCGTGGCTCTGCTGCTGACTCTGAGGAGTCCCCGGCTATTGAGGCAATCTGTCTGTTGAGGAAGACCTTCCCTGACCTCCTGGTGGCCTGTGATGTCTGCCTGTGCCCCTACACCTCCCATGGTCACTGCG GGCTCCTGAGTGAAAATGGAACATTCTGGGCTGAGGAGAGCCGCCAGCGGCTGGCAGAGGTGGCACTGGCCTATGCCAAGGCAG GATGTCAAGTAGTAGCCCCATCGGACATGATGGATGGACGTGTGGAAGCCATCAAGGAGGCCCTGATGGCACACGGATTTGGCAACAGG GTGTCAGTGATGAGCTATAGCGCCAAATTTGCTTCTTGTTTCTATGGACCTTTCCG GGATGCAGCTCAGTCAAGCCCAGCCTTTGGAGACCGCCGCTGCTACCAGCTGCCCCCCGGAGCACGAGGCCTGGCCCTCCGAGCGGTG GACCGAGATGTACGGGAAGGAGCTGACATGCTCATGGTGAAGCCTGGAATGCCCTACCTGGACATTGTGCGGGAGGTCAAGAACAAG CACCCTGAGCTCCCTCTCGCTGTATACCACGTCTCTGGAGAGTTTGCCATGCTGTGGCACGGAGCCCAGGCCGGGGCATTTAATCTCAAGGCTGCTGTACTAGAGGCCATGACCGCCTTCCGCAGAGCAG GTGCTGACATCATTATCACCTACTACACGCCTCAGCTGCTGCAGTGGCTGAAGGAGAAGTGA
- the HDHD3 gene encoding haloacid dehalogenase-like hydrolase domain-containing protein 3 gives MDLAFSMAHRLQIRLLTWDVKDTLLKLRRPVGEEYAAKARVHGLDVAATALEQAFRQAYRAQSHSFPNYGLSQGLTSRQWWLDMVLQTFRLAGVQDAQAVAPIADQLYEDLSSPHTWQVLEGAETSLRGCRKRGLRLAVVSNFDRRLENILVGLGLREHFDFVLTSEAAGWPKPDPRIFREALRLAHVEPAAAAHIGDSYRCDYQGSRAMGMHSFLLVGPEPLDPTVRDSVPGEHILPSLSHLLPALDRLEGSTPGL, from the coding sequence ATGGACTTGGCCTTCTCCATGGCACACCGGCTGCAGATACGACTGCTGACCTGGGATGTGAAGGACACACTGCTGAAGCTTCGCCGCCCCGTGGGGGAAGAATATGCTGCCAAGGCCCGGGTCCACGGGCTGGACGTGGCGGCCACGGCCCTGGAACAGGCCTTCAGGCAGGCCTACAGGGCTCAGAGCCACAGCTTCCCCAACTATGGCCTGAGCCAGGGCCTCACCTCCCGCCAGTGGTGGCTGGATATGGTCCTGCAGACCTTCCGCCTGGCTGGAGTGCAGGATGCCCAAGCTGTGGCCCCCATTGCTGACCAGCTATACGAGGACCTCAGCAGTCCACATACCTGGCAGGTGTTGGAGGGGGCCGAGACCAGCCTGAGGGGGTGCCGCAAGCGGGGTCTGAGGCTGGCAGTGGTCTCCAACTTCGACCGACGGCTAGAGAACATCCTGGTGGGTCTTGGCCTGCGGGAACACTTCGACTTTGTGCTGACCTCTGAGGCTGCCGGCTGGCCTAAGCCAGACCCCCGCATTTTCCGTGAGGCCTTGCGGCTTGCTCATGTAGAACCGGCTGCGGCAGCCCATATTGGGGACAGTTACCGCTGTGATTACCAGGGTTCTCGTGCTATGGGTATGCACAGCTTCTTGCTGGTTGGCCCAGAGCCTCTGGACCCTACAGTCAGGGATTCTGTACCTGGAGAACACATCCTCCCCTCACTGTCTCATCTCCTGCCTGCCCTTGACCGCCTGGAGGGCTCAACCCCAGGGCTTTGA